The following nucleotide sequence is from Molothrus ater isolate BHLD 08-10-18 breed brown headed cowbird chromosome 12, BPBGC_Mater_1.1, whole genome shotgun sequence.
ccaaacctccctgggcagccccttccagtgtttaaccaccctttcagtgcaggaattctgATGTCTGACCTGAACATCCCCTGGCAGAacctgaggctgtttcctctcatcctgtcactaaTTCTTAGGAAAATCTCTGTGAGGAGGGAGACCTTGGAGGCATCCATGTCCCTTCTGTGCCTCCTCACAGGATCCTTTTCCTGCCCTCACATCCCACATACAGAAACAACGTGGATtttccctggggagggggaaaaacacACCTGGAGCATTGAAAGCCTGGCAAGAGCTGAGCATCCCTGGTTGTATTTCAGGGAAACTGGAGGAAATCCGGGATCAGGAGCGGAAGGAGGACACCTTCACTCCAATGCCCAGTCCCTACTACATGGAGCTCaccaagctgctgctgaactAGTGAgtaggagctgagctgggccatTTTCCACCCCACTTGGTGTGAGCACGGAGGATTTTTCAAGCTTTGCTTGGCAGCAGCCCCGCAGGGCGGCGGGGAGAGGGAGACTTGAGGGAGGTTTCATCCCTCAGCCTGCCAAGATTTCGCAGCAGCCCTTTCCTGATGGTGACTCTGCCTCTCAGGAACTTGGGGATGGCTCCTTCCTTGGCCTCATAattggggctgtgctgctttattgagcagcagctcagcgTGGAGGCCTGGAGGAGCCGCCACACGTTCCACGGCTGCAATCTGTTCAGCAGCCTCCAGCCTCCAGGCTCCTTCCTTGGCTCTCCTTCAGGAGGAAAGctcctcttccctcagcctgggaAGCAGGAGGCCAGGGATATTCCgagcctgagctcctgcctgctgaggCATTTCACTTGTGAAATCTGCTGGCTGGTGTTTGTCTCGGCGAGGGCTCTGCTGACTTTTTAAGCCCTCGATTAAGCAGGGTGGGCATTCCAGCTCTGGCTTTTCCCTCTGGAGAGGAGGCTCCTggcctgctgctccttcccagcacgctccagcagccctgacagctctgtccctgcgCATTCGTTGCGTCTCCCAGCTCCTTATGGCAGCACTGAGTGGCCTTAATGGGGTGATGTGGCACATCCCATCCGGCCCTTCCAGCTTAATTCTCCCTGATGGAGCCTCAGGAGCCCCGAGGTGGGAATTTCATCCTGCCTGAGCCCTTGGATTCCCCAGCTGGCCCCGACTTTGGCCAGGTTTGGGGCCCTCTGTGTGCCTCATACCAGCTGGGCAATTAAAGAGCAGAAGGATTCTAGCGACAGCCAGCTGCTGCATTGGAGCTGAGCATTCCTGGGGAAAGAACCCATCCCAGAActgccagcaggacaaggagcagggaggattTCAGTGTGGAGCTGCAGGTTTTTAGCAAACTGTCCTGCGAGCTCGGGGTGGGGTGAGGTGGTGACAACGCCACGCCGTGACACAACCACTTGGTGACAGCAGCGCTCGGTGACACAACCACTCAGTGGCACAGCCACACACCCCtcagagcctgccctgagcctgccctcccttcccctgtcccagtgcctctGACAACATCCCCAGGGCAGACGAGATCCGGACGCTGGTGAAGGACACGTGGGACACGCGCATGGCCAAGCTGCGCCTGTCCGCCGACAGCTTCGTGCGGCAGCAGGAGGCTCACGCCAAGGTGGGCCAGGACCCCTCCCGGGAGGGACCCAGGGGCACCACGGGGGAGGGATGGGCTGCTGGGAAGAGGGGAATGCTGGCCTGGGTTGTGGGTGTGTtactgaggggctggaggtgtGTGTGGAACCTCGTGCCCAtgggcagctccctgtgccttgtgggaggcagaggagtcatgggatgggttgggttggCTCTTAAAGATCTCGTTCTGCCCCTTTCCACACTTTGCACTTGACCAGGCAGCtgcaagccccatccagcttgtccttgagcacttccagacATGGGGAATGCTCTTGAAATTCTGCTTGGGTGCTTCTCTcgctcagggctggcagctgggtCAGTCCCTTGGGATGTTACCAAAGGGAACTGTGGGCTGTGAGCTGCTTCCCAAGTACCTTGTCTTCTCAAATCCTGTTGTTTCCCCTTTCAGCTGGATAACTTAACCCTGATGGAGATCAACACCGCTGGGACTTTCCTTACCCAGGCCCTGGATCACATGTACAAGCTCCGCACCAACCTCCAGCCTGGCGAGGGCTCCCACTCCCAGGACTTctgacagggagctgggaaggagctgcttcacctgggcagccccagctccctgcagggactgccaGCCCTCAAACCTCCCCTCAGGGCCAGGGGGGAATTGCTCTagagctgctggagcatccccagagccTCAGTGCAGGCGCTTTttgccctccctcccccaggGGTTTTTACTCTCCCCCCCTGGAGTTGTCCCTGCCCCTCTTGAGGCACTTTTATCCCCTCCCCACCTTTTTGTCATCCCCCCAAACCAACACCCAGGTCCCCCAAAACACAACTTTGTTCAGGGCCTGGCCCTGTCTATGTCCCCTTCACCTATTTACAGCTCTGGGATGTGGCACCAAGGGTGACACAGGGCACGAGGTGAGCTTGGGGACatcagctctgtgtccctctgtcctgcctgtgtgTCTTCTCCCTTGCGATCACTGTGTCCTGTCCTTGTCCCAGTCCAGGTGCCCCCCACTCTCCCAGCTTGGTGCCACCACATCCTCTCACCCGTGGCACAACTCGTGTGACCCCAGCTCTGTCACCACATCCTGCCCTTTAAAcactccctgtgtcccctggcaTGGTGGCACCcgctgtgtgtggcacagtccctgtgTCCCCTACCAGGCTGGCccactgtctgtgtgtccccatgtccccacagggCACCAACAGACCATTGTCCAAGTGTCCCCACCACGGtgtctctgcagggcaggaaggtgCCCCAGCTGTCCttgtgtccccgtgtcccagtgccactgtccctgtgtgcctcaGGGCACGAAGAGAGGgcagtgccactgt
It contains:
- the GINS2 gene encoding DNA replication complex GINS protein PSF2 → MEPAEVEFLAEKELVTIVPNFSLDRIHLIGGDLGPFNPGLPVEVPVWLAINLKQRQKCRLIPPEWMDVGKLEEIRDQERKEDTFTPMPSPYYMELTKLLLNYASDNIPRADEIRTLVKDTWDTRMAKLRLSADSFVRQQEAHAKLDNLTLMEINTAGTFLTQALDHMYKLRTNLQPGEGSHSQDF